The Geodermatophilaceae bacterium NBWT11 genome has a segment encoding these proteins:
- a CDS encoding ribose-5-phosphate isomerase yields MRVFLGTDHAGLELKAHLLEAVAAAGYEPVDCGAFDFDPEDDYPPFCIEVGERVVVEPGSLGVVIGGSGNGEQIAANKVPGVRAALVWNRSTAELARQHNDANVVAVGGRQHSVEEATELVLLFLATPFSDEERHVRRIGLVSAYEQERHHPAGG; encoded by the coding sequence ATGCGCGTCTTCCTCGGCACCGACCACGCCGGACTCGAGCTCAAGGCCCACCTGCTGGAGGCGGTCGCCGCCGCCGGGTACGAGCCGGTCGACTGCGGGGCGTTCGACTTCGACCCCGAGGACGACTACCCGCCGTTCTGCATCGAGGTGGGCGAGCGGGTCGTGGTCGAGCCGGGCAGCCTCGGCGTCGTCATCGGCGGGTCGGGCAACGGCGAGCAGATCGCGGCCAACAAGGTCCCCGGCGTCCGCGCGGCACTGGTCTGGAACCGGTCCACCGCCGAGCTGGCCCGCCAGCACAACGACGCCAACGTGGTCGCCGTCGGCGGCCGGCAGCACAGCGTCGAGGAGGCCACCGAGCTGGTGCTGCTCTTCCTGGCCACCCCGTTCAGCGACGAGGAGCGGCACGTGCGCCGGATCGGCCTGGTCAGCGCCTACGAGCAGGAGCGCCACCACCCCGCGGGGGGCTGA
- a CDS encoding GNAT family N-acetyltransferase produces the protein MIDPADLRPATVEDWPRFGRAMDVVFGEQSTGPYLDTPTPLAELDRSLGLFGEDGRVHATAGVYSLEMTVPGGAAVPTAGITWVTVSPAHRRQGVLTAVMRRQLDEVHAAGREPVAALWAAEAGIYGRFGYAPASVKGGWSADPTRLRLRPDAPVGEGRVTLVDVEEFRPAAVALYDRVRREVPGTMARDDRWWTRTLRDDEEQRHGATPRQLALHTEPDGTVTGYATYRLKGTWTDGGLPDGTMTVQEVRSATPTAHAALWRFLLGHDLVRRLTYEAGPVGEPVQHLLVDPRPLASRPFDGLWVRLVDVDRALAARRYPAPIDLVIEVRDPFCPWNEGRWRLSGHPAGGYCGRTDRDPDLVLGVEELGAAYLGGTSLAALHAAGRVTEVSPGAVTLASTSFSWPVAPWCVTEF, from the coding sequence GTGATCGACCCCGCTGACCTCCGCCCCGCCACCGTCGAGGACTGGCCCCGCTTCGGCCGGGCCATGGACGTCGTCTTCGGCGAGCAGTCCACCGGCCCGTACCTGGACACCCCCACCCCGCTGGCCGAGCTGGACCGCTCGCTGGGCCTGTTCGGCGAGGACGGCCGGGTGCACGCCACCGCCGGGGTCTACAGCCTGGAGATGACCGTGCCGGGCGGGGCCGCCGTCCCCACCGCCGGGATCACCTGGGTCACCGTCTCCCCCGCCCACCGCCGGCAGGGCGTGCTCACCGCGGTGATGCGCCGGCAGCTCGACGAGGTGCACGCCGCCGGCCGGGAGCCCGTCGCCGCGCTGTGGGCGGCCGAGGCCGGCATCTACGGCCGGTTCGGGTACGCCCCGGCCAGCGTCAAGGGCGGCTGGAGCGCCGACCCGACCCGACTGCGGCTGCGCCCGGACGCACCGGTTGGCGAGGGTCGGGTGACCCTGGTCGACGTCGAGGAGTTCCGTCCCGCGGCGGTCGCGCTGTACGACCGGGTGCGCCGGGAGGTGCCCGGGACGATGGCCCGGGACGACCGCTGGTGGACCCGCACCCTGCGCGACGACGAGGAGCAGCGGCACGGCGCCACCCCCCGTCAGCTCGCCCTGCACACCGAGCCCGACGGCACCGTGACCGGGTACGCCACCTACCGGCTCAAGGGCACCTGGACCGACGGCGGGCTGCCCGACGGGACGATGACGGTGCAGGAGGTCCGGTCGGCGACCCCCACCGCGCACGCCGCGCTGTGGCGCTTCCTGCTGGGCCACGACCTGGTGCGCCGGCTGACCTACGAGGCCGGGCCGGTCGGCGAGCCGGTGCAGCACCTGCTGGTCGACCCGCGTCCGTTGGCCTCCCGGCCCTTCGACGGGCTGTGGGTGCGACTGGTCGACGTCGACCGGGCGCTGGCTGCCCGCCGCTACCCCGCGCCGATCGACCTGGTGATCGAGGTGCGCGACCCGTTCTGCCCGTGGAACGAAGGCCGCTGGCGGCTGTCGGGACACCCCGCGGGTGGGTACTGCGGCCGCACCGACCGCGACCCGGACCTGGTGCTGGGCGTCGAGGAGCTGGGCGCGGCCTACCTGGGCGGCACGTCGCTGGCCGCGCTGCACGCCGCGGGCCGGGTGACCGAGGTGAGCCCCGGGGCGGTCACGCTGGCCTCGACGTCGTTCTCCTGGCCGGTGGCGCCCTGGTGCGTCACGGAGTTCTGA
- a CDS encoding sigma-70 family RNA polymerase sigma factor translates to MATHRPELTGYCYRMLGSSFDAEDAVQDTMVRAWRSLEKLQGPGALRSWLYRIATNVCLDVLDGRKRRALPVDLSDEPSAPVEASLAGTLPDGAWVEPALTGQVVALGTDPAEVAVQRDSVRLAFVAALQVLPPRQRAVLVLREVLRWKADEVADLLDTTVPAVNSALQRARATLAGHDGKARPGEVDAEQAELLARYVDAFQRYDMEAFVALLHADAVQDMPPFTMWLRSAQDVVAWMVGPGSACRGSVLMPVELNGSTAFAQWKPSGPGGAYEPFAFQALEVHDGKISRITSFLDTRLFELFGLPQTPPAELLPR, encoded by the coding sequence ATGGCCACCCACCGCCCCGAGCTGACCGGGTACTGCTACCGGATGCTGGGCTCCTCCTTCGACGCCGAGGACGCCGTCCAGGACACGATGGTGCGGGCCTGGCGGTCGCTGGAAAAGCTGCAGGGTCCCGGTGCCCTGCGCTCGTGGCTGTACCGGATCGCCACCAACGTCTGCCTGGACGTCCTCGACGGGCGCAAGCGGCGGGCACTGCCGGTCGACCTCTCCGACGAGCCCTCGGCTCCGGTCGAGGCGTCGCTGGCGGGCACGCTGCCCGACGGTGCCTGGGTCGAGCCGGCGCTGACCGGCCAGGTCGTGGCCCTCGGGACCGACCCGGCCGAGGTCGCGGTGCAGCGGGACTCGGTGCGGCTGGCGTTCGTGGCAGCGCTGCAGGTGCTGCCCCCGCGCCAGCGCGCCGTCCTGGTGCTGCGCGAGGTGCTGCGCTGGAAGGCCGACGAGGTCGCCGACCTGCTCGACACCACGGTGCCGGCGGTCAACAGCGCACTGCAGCGGGCCCGGGCCACGCTGGCCGGGCACGACGGCAAGGCCCGCCCCGGCGAGGTGGACGCCGAGCAGGCCGAGCTGCTGGCGCGCTACGTCGACGCCTTCCAGCGGTACGACATGGAGGCCTTCGTCGCGCTGCTGCACGCCGACGCCGTGCAGGACATGCCGCCGTTCACCATGTGGCTGCGCTCGGCGCAGGACGTGGTGGCCTGGATGGTCGGGCCGGGCTCGGCCTGCCGCGGCTCGGTGCTCATGCCGGTGGAGCTCAACGGGTCGACCGCGTTCGCGCAGTGGAAGCCCAGCGGGCCGGGCGGGGCGTACGAGCCGTTCGCGTTCCAGGCCCTCGAGGTGCACGACGGGAAGATCAGCCGCATCACGTCGTTCCTGGACACCCGGCTCTTCGAGCTCTTCGGGCTGCCGCAGACCCCGCCGGCGGAGCTGCTGCCCCGCTGA
- a CDS encoding trigger factor, producing MKSTIENLGPTRVRLAIEVPWGDLDHAFGEVYKELGRQVKVPGFRPGKVPNRILDQRVGRPVVLEQVVQHAVPEVYSEVVRENQVRPLSQPDVEVTRIDDGDTLAFTAEVDVAPQLELPELDSLAVTVDDVEVTDEEIDTQVSTMRERFAMLTGVERAAEDGDFVSIDLVATLNGAELEDGSTSGMSYEVGTGTLMDGLDEAVRGLSADESATFTSPLLSGDNAGEAAEVTVTVRSVKTKELPELDDEFASTASEFDTLEELRGDVRTRLSRVKVLQQGSQARDKLVEQLLETIEVPVPDKLVERELEWRTRAMEQELAQAGMDWDAYFSAAGVDSREAYDADMKSNVENAVRTQFVLDAIADAREVTVDNDDLSAQIMAQAQRNRVSPEQYAQQLQQGNNIADFVADVRRTKALAQLLEQTTITDASGNPVDLEALAPKTVQAPAVESAEDEDAAESVEETPVEAEAPAVDEAPVEEAPKAKKKAAPKKKAAAAAEDDAEA from the coding sequence GTGAAGAGCACCATCGAGAACCTGGGCCCGACCCGGGTCCGGCTCGCGATCGAGGTGCCGTGGGGCGACCTGGACCACGCCTTCGGCGAGGTCTACAAGGAGCTCGGCCGGCAGGTCAAGGTCCCCGGCTTCCGGCCGGGCAAGGTCCCCAACCGCATCCTCGACCAGCGGGTCGGCCGTCCCGTCGTCCTGGAGCAGGTCGTCCAGCACGCCGTCCCGGAGGTCTACTCCGAGGTCGTCCGGGAGAACCAGGTCCGGCCGCTGAGCCAGCCCGACGTCGAGGTCACCCGCATCGACGACGGCGACACCCTGGCCTTCACCGCCGAGGTCGACGTCGCCCCGCAGCTCGAGCTGCCGGAGCTGGACTCCCTGGCGGTGACCGTCGACGACGTCGAGGTCACCGACGAGGAGATCGACACCCAGGTCTCCACCATGCGGGAGCGCTTCGCGATGCTCACCGGCGTCGAGCGCGCCGCCGAGGACGGCGACTTCGTCTCCATCGACCTCGTCGCCACGCTGAACGGCGCGGAGCTCGAGGACGGCAGCACCAGCGGCATGTCCTACGAGGTCGGCACCGGCACCCTGATGGACGGCCTCGACGAGGCCGTGCGCGGGCTGTCCGCCGACGAGTCGGCCACCTTCACCTCCCCGCTGCTGTCCGGTGACAACGCCGGCGAGGCCGCCGAGGTCACCGTGACCGTGCGCTCGGTCAAGACCAAGGAGCTCCCCGAGCTCGACGACGAGTTCGCCTCCACGGCGAGTGAGTTCGACACCCTCGAGGAGCTGCGCGGCGACGTCCGCACCCGGCTCTCCCGGGTGAAGGTCCTGCAGCAGGGCAGCCAGGCCCGCGACAAGCTGGTCGAGCAGCTGCTGGAGACCATCGAGGTCCCCGTCCCGGACAAGCTCGTCGAGCGCGAGCTCGAGTGGCGCACCCGTGCCATGGAGCAGGAGCTCGCCCAGGCCGGCATGGACTGGGACGCCTACTTCTCCGCCGCCGGGGTCGACAGCCGCGAGGCCTACGACGCCGACATGAAGTCCAACGTGGAGAACGCCGTCCGCACCCAGTTCGTGCTGGACGCGATCGCCGACGCCCGTGAGGTCACCGTCGACAACGACGACCTGTCGGCGCAGATCATGGCCCAGGCCCAGCGCAACCGGGTCAGCCCCGAGCAGTACGCCCAGCAGCTCCAGCAGGGCAACAACATCGCCGACTTCGTCGCCGACGTGCGCCGCACCAAGGCGCTGGCCCAGCTGCTCGAGCAGACCACGATCACCGACGCCTCGGGCAACCCCGTCGACCTCGAGGCCCTGGCCCCGAAGACGGTCCAGGCTCCTGCTGTCGAGTCGGCCGAGGACGAGGACGCTGCGGAGTCCGTGGAGGAGACCCCGGTCGAGGCCGAGGCCCCCGCCGTCGACGAGGCCCCGGTCGAGGAGGCCCCGAAGGCGAAGAAGAAGGCCGCGCCGAAGAAGAAGGCGGCCGCTGCCGCCGAGGACGACGCGGAGGCCTGA
- a CDS encoding ATP-dependent Clp protease proteolytic subunit, with protein MRGSGTMMNLGDSVYERLLRERIIFLGSQVDDQIANQLAAQMLLLSAEDPKRDIHLYINSPGGSVTAGMAIYDTMQFIDCDVATYGMGLAASMGQFLLTAGTAGKRYALPHARIMMHQPSAGVGGTASDIAIQADLFRRTKKELNELQAQHTGQTVERIAEDSDRDRWFTAAEALEYGFVDHVVTKASATTETDNPVTEN; from the coding sequence ATGCGCGGCTCCGGGACCATGATGAACCTCGGCGACTCGGTCTACGAGCGTCTCCTGCGCGAGCGGATCATCTTCCTCGGCAGCCAGGTCGACGACCAGATCGCCAACCAGCTGGCCGCCCAGATGCTGCTGCTGTCCGCCGAGGACCCCAAGCGCGACATCCACCTGTACATCAACAGCCCCGGCGGCTCGGTCACCGCGGGCATGGCGATCTACGACACGATGCAGTTCATCGACTGCGACGTCGCCACCTACGGGATGGGCCTCGCTGCCTCGATGGGGCAGTTCCTGCTCACCGCCGGCACCGCGGGCAAGCGCTACGCCCTGCCGCACGCGCGGATCATGATGCACCAGCCCTCGGCCGGTGTCGGGGGCACGGCGTCGGACATCGCGATCCAGGCCGACCTGTTCCGCCGTACCAAGAAGGAGCTCAACGAGCTCCAGGCCCAGCACACCGGGCAGACCGTCGAGCGCATCGCCGAGGACTCCGACCGCGACCGCTGGTTCACCGCGGCCGAGGCGCTGGAGTACGGCTTCGTCGACCACGTGGTCACCAAGGCCTCTGCCACGACCGAGACCGACAACCCGGTCACCGAGAACTGA
- a CDS encoding ATP-dependent Clp protease proteolytic subunit: protein MSFEMPQSRYILPSFTERTSYGMKESNPYNKLFEERIIFLGVQVDDASANDVMAQLITLESNDPDRDITMYINSPGGSFTALMAIYDTMMFVRPDIQTVCMGQAASAAAVLLAAGTKGKRLALPYSRVLIHQPSGEAGGQVTDLEIHAAEIERVRTQMEQILSRHTGRSQEQVRKDIDRDKILTAQEAKEYGIVDEVIQSRKLNALPA from the coding sequence ATGAGCTTCGAGATGCCGCAGAGCCGGTACATCCTGCCTTCCTTCACCGAGCGCACCAGCTACGGGATGAAGGAGTCCAACCCCTACAACAAGCTCTTCGAGGAGCGCATCATCTTCCTCGGGGTGCAGGTCGACGACGCCAGCGCCAACGACGTCATGGCCCAGCTCATCACGCTGGAGTCCAACGACCCCGACCGCGACATCACGATGTACATCAACAGCCCCGGTGGCTCGTTCACCGCGCTGATGGCCATCTACGACACGATGATGTTCGTCCGCCCCGACATCCAGACCGTCTGCATGGGCCAGGCCGCCTCGGCTGCCGCCGTCCTGCTGGCCGCCGGGACCAAGGGCAAGCGACTGGCACTGCCCTACTCGCGGGTGCTCATCCACCAGCCCTCGGGCGAGGCCGGCGGCCAGGTCACCGACCTGGAGATCCACGCCGCGGAGATCGAGCGCGTGCGCACCCAGATGGAGCAGATCCTGTCCCGGCACACCGGCCGCTCCCAGGAGCAGGTCCGCAAGGACATCGACCGCGACAAGATCCTCACGGCCCAGGAGGCCAAGGAGTACGGGATCGTCGACGAGGTCATCCAGAGCCGGAAGCTCAACGCCCTCCCGGCCTGA